In Actinomadura citrea, a single window of DNA contains:
- a CDS encoding sensor histidine kinase: MRRSVETRVGTTFVLLMQLRVLVIGVTVLVDGQVRGDPWALCVLVLAVVVSGVVLAGWERVVLRLFEQPALLAFDVLIGYAVLQVGGIFGPYFLVTVVTAGLAGLLYRWPVTALLCAQQAVLYYAALYRNAPSDDGVIMPLLVLLPVFYGVAALVGTVLRRLFDEHAAAEETRWRMEAQAMAAEERTRLAREMHDSLTATLSGIALSANGLPGWVRKSPDRAEREARRIATAAQVATREARSLITELRDDSAGVPLGDAVRELAGEWEAGTGVPVRVDAEAGADLPAPARREMVTIVREALENVRRHADASRVDIVTAVIDGDLEVRVRDDGKGMPGRPDDPGWLDALARGGHYGLVGMHERARRAGGRLAVRSVPGGGTEVTASMPAAGPESEPARAALGSR, encoded by the coding sequence GTGCGGCGTTCCGTCGAGACCAGGGTCGGTACCACGTTCGTCCTGCTGATGCAGCTGCGCGTGCTCGTCATCGGGGTGACCGTGCTGGTGGACGGGCAGGTGCGCGGCGACCCCTGGGCGCTCTGCGTGCTCGTCCTCGCGGTCGTGGTCTCCGGCGTGGTGCTGGCGGGCTGGGAGAGGGTGGTGCTGCGGCTGTTCGAGCAGCCCGCGCTGCTGGCCTTCGACGTGCTCATCGGCTACGCGGTGCTGCAGGTGGGCGGGATCTTCGGCCCCTACTTCCTCGTGACGGTGGTGACCGCCGGTCTCGCCGGGCTGCTGTACCGGTGGCCGGTCACCGCGCTGCTGTGCGCGCAGCAGGCCGTCCTGTACTACGCGGCGCTCTACCGCAACGCGCCCTCCGACGACGGCGTCATCATGCCGCTGCTCGTCCTGCTGCCCGTCTTCTACGGAGTCGCGGCGCTCGTCGGGACGGTGCTGCGCCGCCTGTTCGACGAGCACGCCGCCGCCGAGGAGACGCGCTGGCGGATGGAGGCGCAGGCGATGGCCGCCGAGGAGCGCACCCGGCTGGCCCGCGAGATGCACGACTCCCTGACCGCGACGCTGTCGGGCATCGCCCTGTCGGCGAACGGCCTGCCCGGCTGGGTCCGCAAGTCCCCCGACCGCGCCGAGCGGGAGGCGCGGCGCATCGCCACCGCGGCCCAGGTCGCCACCCGCGAGGCGCGCTCGCTCATCACCGAGCTGCGCGACGACTCGGCCGGCGTCCCGCTGGGCGACGCCGTGCGGGAGCTGGCGGGCGAGTGGGAGGCGGGCACCGGCGTCCCGGTCCGGGTGGACGCGGAGGCGGGGGCGGACCTCCCCGCGCCGGCGCGGCGCGAGATGGTCACGATCGTGCGTGAGGCGCTGGAGAACGTACGGCGGCACGCGGACGCGTCCCGCGTCGACATCGTCACGGCGGTCATCGACGGCGACCTGGAGGTGCGCGTGCGCGACGACGGCAAGGGCATGCCCGGACGGCCGGACGACCCCGGCTGGCTGGACGCGCTCGCCCGCGGCGGCCATTACGGCCTCGTCGGCATGCACGAGCGGGCCAGGAGGGCGGGCGGCCGGCTGGCCGTGCGCTCCGTCCCCGGCGGCGGCACCGAGGTCACCGCGTCGATGCCGGCGGCGGGCCCGGAGTCCGAACCCGCGCGGGCCGCGCTCGGGAGCCGGTGA
- the smc gene encoding chromosome segregation protein SMC codes for MYLKNLTLRGFKSFASSTTLKFEPGITAVVGPNGSGKSNVVDALAWVMGEQGAKSLRGGKMEDVIFAGTANRAPLGRAEVVLTIDNSDGALPIDYTEVTISRLMFRSGSSEYAINGDACRLLDIQELLSDSGIGREMHVIIGQGQLDRVLHSGPEGRRAVIEEAAGVLKHRKRKEKALRKLDAMQGNLTRVQDLTGELRRQLKPLGRQAEIARRAAVIQADLRDARLRLLADDMVTLRTRLEQEAADEAAIRERRTETERALGGAQEREAVLEAEEAEQAPRLAQVQDTWFQLSALKERLRGVADLAAERHRNAAEAREEERRGRDPEDMEREAAEIREQEEMLREALDGARDGLSHAVDERSAAEEALAAEDRRLQSAARAAADRREELARLRGRVEALRSKAQAGRSEIGRLADAREEAGQRTEAAQAEFEAFEAEVVEDPALAAEHETAQEALAAAKDAAETARAAVDGPRRALKEARSAAGAARTADQTAQKQVAALQARIEALNLTLASAADGGEALLSAGADGSLGGVLGTVASLLNVRPGYETAIAAALGGAAEAIAVGSLDTAGAALALLRSRDAGRAGLVIGGGAPARAERVAGADYAIDAVGVPDAVRPAFEHLLRDVVVVEDVPAAVALVRAEASLRAVTRDGELVGAHWAQGGAAGGGQSLLQMRATLDQATEDLAAAETAAAAAAGGLTEAVEREHAAQAAVEGAEAAAGDARAGVDRAQAELDRVRARLREYDAQAAQEAKRAARLEADVRAARGEAERLTKALDAAGESLERDTEAAEELAVRLAEAEEAAEVAEEAGHDTESRDELNARCQELRTAEMEARLAVRTAEERVQAIAGRADALERGAHREREERARAAQRRARREEQARVAKAVLRGARAALERIEHSLAAAVRRREAAEQAKAAREAELKVVRGQVRELSSILERLVNVVHGNEVARAEQRLRLEQFEQRALEEFGLEVESLVSEYGPDQPVPADPDKGEDARPAPYERAVQEKRAKTAERQLNQLGKINPLALEEFAALEERHAFLTSQLEDLKKTQRELLGLVKEVDDRVQQVFATAYDDTAREFERIFARLFPGGEGSLSLTEPGDMLTTGVEVSARPPGKKVKRLSLLSGGERSLVAIAFLVAVFKARPSPFYVLDEVEAALDDTNTQRLITVFEELRESSQLIVITHQKRTMEGADALYGVSMRGDGVTQVVSQRLRDLD; via the coding sequence GTGTATCTGAAGAATCTGACGCTGCGCGGCTTCAAGTCCTTCGCGTCGTCCACCACGCTCAAGTTCGAGCCGGGGATCACCGCCGTGGTCGGGCCCAACGGGTCCGGTAAGTCCAATGTGGTGGACGCGCTGGCCTGGGTGATGGGCGAGCAGGGCGCCAAGTCGCTGCGCGGCGGCAAGATGGAGGACGTCATCTTCGCCGGGACGGCCAACCGGGCGCCGCTGGGGCGCGCCGAGGTCGTGCTGACGATCGACAACTCCGACGGCGCGCTGCCGATCGACTACACCGAGGTCACCATCAGCCGGCTGATGTTCCGGTCGGGGTCCAGCGAGTACGCGATCAACGGTGACGCGTGCCGGCTGCTGGACATCCAGGAGCTGCTGTCGGACTCGGGCATCGGCCGCGAGATGCACGTGATCATCGGGCAGGGGCAGCTCGACCGCGTCCTGCACTCGGGGCCGGAGGGGCGGCGCGCGGTGATCGAGGAGGCGGCCGGCGTCCTCAAGCACCGCAAGCGCAAGGAGAAGGCCCTCCGCAAGCTGGACGCGATGCAGGGCAATCTCACGCGCGTGCAGGACCTGACCGGCGAGCTGCGGCGGCAGTTGAAGCCCCTCGGCCGGCAGGCGGAGATCGCGCGCCGGGCCGCGGTGATCCAGGCCGACCTGCGGGACGCCCGGCTGCGGCTGCTCGCCGACGACATGGTCACGCTGCGGACGAGGCTGGAGCAGGAGGCCGCCGACGAGGCCGCGATCCGGGAGCGGCGCACCGAGACCGAGCGGGCGCTGGGCGGGGCGCAGGAGCGCGAGGCCGTCCTGGAGGCGGAGGAGGCGGAGCAGGCGCCGAGGCTCGCGCAGGTCCAGGACACCTGGTTCCAGCTGTCGGCGCTGAAGGAGCGGCTGCGCGGCGTCGCCGACCTCGCCGCCGAGCGGCACCGCAACGCCGCCGAGGCGCGCGAGGAGGAGCGGCGCGGCCGCGACCCCGAGGACATGGAGCGCGAGGCCGCCGAGATCCGCGAGCAGGAGGAGATGCTCCGCGAGGCGCTGGACGGGGCCCGGGACGGGCTCTCCCACGCCGTGGACGAGCGGTCGGCCGCGGAGGAGGCCCTCGCCGCCGAGGATCGGCGGCTCCAGTCCGCCGCCCGCGCCGCCGCCGACCGCCGCGAGGAGCTGGCCCGGCTGCGCGGCCGGGTCGAGGCGCTGCGCAGCAAGGCGCAGGCCGGACGGTCGGAGATCGGGCGGCTCGCGGACGCGCGGGAGGAGGCCGGGCAGCGCACCGAGGCCGCGCAGGCCGAGTTCGAGGCGTTCGAGGCCGAGGTCGTCGAGGACCCCGCGCTCGCGGCCGAGCACGAGACCGCGCAGGAGGCGCTCGCCGCGGCCAAGGACGCCGCCGAGACGGCCCGCGCCGCCGTGGACGGCCCGCGCCGCGCGCTGAAGGAGGCCCGGTCGGCCGCGGGGGCCGCCCGCACCGCCGACCAGACGGCCCAGAAGCAGGTCGCGGCCCTCCAGGCCCGGATCGAGGCCCTGAACCTGACGCTCGCCAGCGCCGCCGACGGCGGGGAGGCGCTGCTGTCGGCGGGCGCCGACGGGTCGCTCGGCGGGGTGCTGGGCACGGTCGCCTCGCTGCTGAACGTCCGGCCCGGGTACGAGACCGCCATCGCCGCCGCGCTCGGCGGCGCCGCCGAGGCCATCGCGGTCGGGTCCCTGGACACCGCCGGGGCCGCCCTTGCGCTGCTGCGCTCCCGCGACGCCGGACGCGCCGGGCTGGTCATCGGCGGCGGGGCGCCGGCGCGGGCCGAGCGGGTCGCCGGGGCCGACTACGCCATCGACGCGGTCGGCGTCCCGGATGCCGTGCGGCCCGCGTTCGAGCATCTGCTGCGGGACGTGGTCGTGGTCGAGGACGTTCCCGCCGCGGTCGCGCTCGTGCGCGCGGAAGCGTCCTTGCGGGCCGTCACGCGGGACGGGGAGCTCGTCGGGGCGCACTGGGCGCAGGGCGGCGCCGCGGGCGGGGGGCAGAGCCTCCTGCAGATGCGCGCGACGCTCGACCAGGCGACCGAGGATCTCGCCGCGGCCGAGACCGCCGCTGCCGCCGCGGCCGGCGGGCTCACCGAGGCGGTGGAGCGCGAGCACGCCGCCCAGGCCGCCGTCGAGGGGGCCGAAGCCGCCGCCGGTGACGCCCGGGCGGGGGTCGACCGCGCGCAGGCCGAACTCGACCGCGTCCGCGCGCGGCTGCGGGAGTACGACGCGCAGGCGGCGCAGGAGGCCAAGCGCGCCGCCCGCCTGGAGGCCGACGTCCGGGCCGCGCGGGGCGAGGCCGAGCGGCTGACCAAGGCCCTGGACGCGGCGGGGGAGTCCCTCGAACGCGACACCGAGGCGGCCGAGGAGCTGGCGGTGCGGCTCGCCGAGGCCGAGGAGGCCGCCGAGGTGGCCGAGGAGGCCGGGCACGACACCGAGTCGCGCGACGAGCTGAACGCCCGCTGCCAGGAGCTGCGCACCGCGGAGATGGAGGCGCGGCTCGCGGTCCGCACCGCGGAGGAGCGCGTCCAGGCCATCGCCGGACGCGCCGACGCCCTCGAACGCGGCGCCCACCGCGAGCGCGAGGAGCGGGCCCGCGCCGCCCAGCGCCGCGCCCGCCGGGAGGAGCAGGCCCGGGTCGCCAAGGCCGTCCTGCGGGGCGCCCGCGCGGCCCTGGAGCGCATCGAGCACTCCCTCGCCGCCGCGGTGCGCCGCCGCGAGGCCGCCGAGCAGGCCAAGGCTGCGCGCGAGGCCGAGCTGAAGGTCGTCCGCGGGCAGGTCCGCGAGCTGTCCTCGATCCTCGAACGCCTGGTCAACGTCGTCCACGGCAACGAGGTCGCCCGCGCCGAGCAGCGGCTGCGGCTGGAGCAGTTCGAGCAGCGGGCCCTGGAGGAGTTCGGCCTGGAGGTCGAGTCGCTGGTGTCGGAGTACGGGCCCGACCAGCCCGTCCCGGCCGACCCGGACAAGGGCGAGGACGCGCGGCCCGCCCCGTACGAGCGGGCCGTCCAGGAGAAGCGCGCCAAGACCGCCGAGCGGCAGCTCAACCAGCTCGGCAAGATCAACCCGCTGGCCCTGGAGGAGTTCGCCGCCCTGGAGGAGCGGCACGCGTTCCTCACCTCCCAGCTGGAGGACCTGAAGAAGACCCAGCGCGAACTGCTCGGCCTGGTCAAGGAGGTCGACGACCGCGTCCAGCAGGTGTTCGCCACCGCCTACGACGACACTGCCCGCGAGTTCGAGCGGATCTTCGCCCGGCTGTTCCCCGGCGGCGAGGGCAGCCTCTCGCTGACCGAACCGGGCGACATGCTCACCACGGGCGTCGAGGTCTCGGCACGCCCGCCCGGCAAGAAGGTCAAGCGGCTGTCGCTGCTGTCGGGCGGCGAGCGGTCCCTCGTGGCCATCGCGTTCCTCGTCGCCGTGTTCAAGGCCCGCCCGTCCCCGTTCTACGTGCTGGACGAGGTCGAGGCCGCGCTCGACGACACCAACACCCAGCGGCTGATCACGGTCTTCGAGGAGCTGCGCGAGTCGTCCCAGCTGATCGTCATCACGCACCAGAAGCGCACCATGGAGGGCGCCGACGCCCTCTACGGCGTCAGCATGCGCGGCGACGGCGTCACCCAGGTCGTCAGCCAGCGCCTGCGCGACCTCGACTGA
- a CDS encoding glycoside hydrolase family 16 protein: MLLPTRNKMAVVTGGALAAGCSFALAAAPGAVPDPASARAIGSLEKSAPAIAYGTSATTHGKPGPRAHEDTRDSERAKGKERATATAARRYGWGRPIASDGFRTFDRRAWEVYTGPGNGGRGRRVAKAVSVRNGVLRITGKRNGDTGGVAWMKGAQKRGRWEARVRVSRGCACYNANLLLWPVGGGGGTDPHNGGGEIDWMETYGDKGLRNGTNFFLHYGPEKDSRRLDSHLRIDLTKWHAFAVEWNSKGMTGYVDGRRWFHTSKREALPPGKMGQAIQLDWFPQMARLTAKGVSRTRDVTLSVDWIAMYRP, from the coding sequence ATGCTTTTGCCGACCCGAAATAAAATGGCCGTGGTCACCGGCGGGGCTCTGGCCGCCGGCTGTTCGTTCGCGCTGGCCGCAGCTCCGGGCGCGGTCCCGGACCCGGCTTCCGCCCGCGCCATCGGTTCCCTGGAGAAGTCCGCGCCCGCCATCGCGTACGGGACGTCCGCCACCACGCACGGGAAGCCGGGCCCGCGGGCGCACGAGGACACCCGGGACTCCGAGCGCGCGAAGGGGAAGGAGCGCGCCACCGCGACCGCGGCGCGGCGGTACGGCTGGGGACGTCCGATCGCCTCCGACGGCTTCCGGACCTTCGACCGCCGCGCCTGGGAGGTCTACACGGGACCGGGCAACGGCGGCCGCGGCCGCCGCGTCGCCAAGGCGGTGAGCGTCCGGAACGGCGTCCTGCGCATCACCGGCAAGCGCAACGGCGACACGGGGGGCGTCGCCTGGATGAAGGGCGCCCAGAAGCGCGGCCGCTGGGAGGCCCGCGTCCGGGTGAGCCGGGGCTGCGCCTGCTACAACGCCAACCTGCTGCTGTGGCCGGTCGGCGGCGGTGGCGGCACCGACCCGCACAACGGCGGCGGGGAGATCGACTGGATGGAGACCTACGGCGACAAGGGCTTGCGCAACGGGACCAACTTCTTCCTGCACTACGGGCCCGAGAAGGACTCCCGGCGCCTGGACTCCCACCTGCGCATCGACCTGACGAAGTGGCACGCCTTCGCGGTGGAGTGGAACAGCAAGGGCATGACGGGCTACGTGGACGGGCGCAGGTGGTTCCACACGTCCAAGCGGGAGGCGCTGCCGCCCGGGAAGATGGGGCAGGCCATCCAGCTCGACTGGTTCCCGCAGATGGCCAGGCTGACGGCGAAGGGGGTCAGCCGGACGCGGGACGTGACCCTCTCGGTCGACTGGATCGCCATGTACCGGCCCTGA
- a CDS encoding response regulator transcription factor: MDEPARYRVMVVDDNTFIRAGLTSALEATDDIEVVGEAGDGREAEEMAWRLVPDVVLLDVRMPRADGVSAAAALSRISRVIMLTQVEEPEVILSAVRNGAVGYLVHNTFTVDELAAAIRDTVRHRAHPLSHAASAALIDAARTGRPAAPAADPAEQRARFGLSAREVQVMDLIVRGLANHDIAAKLFLTEKTVKNYINRIYAKLGAPNRATAIVTWLGMPPGG, translated from the coding sequence ATGGACGAGCCCGCGCGGTACCGCGTCATGGTCGTGGACGACAACACCTTCATCCGCGCCGGCCTCACCTCCGCGCTGGAGGCCACCGACGACATCGAGGTGGTGGGGGAGGCGGGCGACGGCCGCGAGGCCGAGGAGATGGCCTGGCGGCTCGTGCCCGACGTGGTCCTGCTCGACGTCCGGATGCCGCGCGCCGACGGGGTGAGCGCGGCCGCCGCGCTGAGCCGGATCAGCCGAGTGATCATGCTCACCCAGGTGGAGGAGCCCGAGGTGATCCTGTCGGCCGTCCGCAACGGTGCCGTCGGCTACCTCGTGCACAACACCTTCACGGTGGACGAGCTCGCCGCGGCGATCCGGGACACCGTCCGGCACCGGGCCCACCCCCTCTCGCACGCGGCCAGCGCCGCGCTCATCGACGCCGCGCGGACGGGCCGGCCCGCGGCGCCCGCGGCCGATCCGGCCGAGCAGCGCGCGCGGTTCGGCCTTTCCGCCCGCGAGGTCCAGGTCATGGATCTGATCGTGCGCGGTCTTGCGAATCACGACATCGCGGCCAAGCTATTTCTCACCGAGAAAACCGTCAAGAACTACATCAACCGCATTTATGCGAAACTCGGTGCGCCGAACCGGGCCACGGCCATCGTGACCTGGCTCGGGATGCCTCCCGGCGGCTGA